The following are encoded in a window of Desulfarculaceae bacterium genomic DNA:
- a CDS encoding Sir2 family NAD-dependent protein deacetylase — translation MDDKIRALARLVKEGGRLVVFTGAGMSTESGIPDYRSPGGIWERHKPVMYPDFVAHPWAREDYWRFYQEWFPGFSEARPNAGHQALGRLHAAGLLRGVVTQNVDGLHQAGGVPAGAVVELHGNVFDTACLSGCGHQEPTAGVLARFTNGDKDPACPQCGGLLKPTTISFGQNLERAALERAAELCASANPLIVVGSSLVVTPAAELPQATLASGGALAILNRDPTPLDGRAELVFRRPAGEALAALAGELEKSHL, via the coding sequence ATGGACGACAAAATTCGCGCCCTGGCCCGGCTGGTGAAAGAAGGCGGCCGCCTGGTGGTTTTCACCGGCGCGGGCATGTCCACCGAGAGCGGCATCCCCGACTACCGTTCGCCCGGCGGCATCTGGGAGCGCCACAAGCCGGTGATGTATCCCGATTTCGTGGCTCATCCCTGGGCGCGGGAGGATTACTGGCGCTTCTACCAGGAGTGGTTCCCCGGTTTCAGCGAGGCCCGGCCCAATGCCGGGCACCAGGCCCTGGGCCGTTTGCACGCGGCGGGGCTGCTCCGGGGGGTGGTCACCCAGAATGTGGACGGCCTACACCAGGCGGGCGGGGTGCCCGCCGGCGCGGTGGTGGAGCTGCACGGTAACGTGTTTGACACCGCTTGCCTGAGCGGCTGCGGCCACCAGGAGCCCACCGCCGGGGTCCTGGCCCGCTTCACGAACGGGGACAAGGATCCGGCCTGCCCGCAGTGCGGCGGGCTGCTCAAGCCCACCACCATCTCATTCGGCCAAAACCTGGAACGCGCCGCCCTGGAGCGCGCGGCCGAGCTTTGCGCCTCGGCCAACCCGCTGATCGTGGTGGGCTCCAGCCTGGTGGTCACCCCGGCGGCCGAGCTGCCCCAGGCCACTTTGGCCTCGGGCGGGGCCTTGGCCATCCTCAATCGCGACCCCACCCCGCTGGACGGGCGGGCGGAATTGGTGTTCCGGCGACCGGCGGGGGAGGCCTTGGCCGCGCTGGCTGGTGAGTTAGAAAAAAGCCACTTATAA
- a CDS encoding acyl-CoA thioesterase, which yields MSPSQKKTSDPLKRFRFNLEFRPRFSDLDPMGRVGNSRFFTYFEEARMAYLARLGLFAPAVSGPHLIVVEDTCRYTRPVQHHHLVQVHLRTADWTSRSFKFHYLLWLPEEDLIAAEGFTRVTCVNPATRRACGLPEDYLAVMRAYEEGRED from the coding sequence ATGAGCCCGAGCCAGAAAAAGACCAGCGATCCCCTGAAGCGCTTCCGCTTCAACCTGGAGTTCCGTCCCCGCTTCTCCGACCTGGACCCCATGGGCCGGGTGGGCAACTCGCGCTTCTTCACCTACTTTGAAGAGGCGCGCATGGCCTATCTGGCCCGTTTGGGCCTGTTCGCGCCCGCCGTGTCCGGGCCGCACCTCATCGTGGTGGAGGACACCTGCCGCTACACCCGGCCGGTGCAGCATCACCACCTGGTGCAAGTGCACCTGCGCACCGCCGACTGGACCAGCCGCTCCTTCAAGTTCCACTATCTTCTGTGGCTGCCCGAGGAAGACCTGATCGCCGCCGAGGGCTTCACCCGCGTCACCTGCGTAAACCCGGCCACGCGCCGCGCCTGCGGCCTGCCCGAGGACTATCTCGCCGTGATGCGCGCCTATGAAGAGGGCCGCGAGGACTGA
- a CDS encoding patatin-like phospholipase family protein: MSQQAPPPDPSALPRPVAAVMSSGFFGFFAHAGFLQGLADAGLEPDCYAGSSSGALVSAFAAGGMDPATMLSLFRQLRKSDFWDPPSKADTLRWLLRGLRGRSGYVRGEAFERLLRDYLPAQRFEDCARPCLMSALDLASSRRVVLDSGDLPTAVRASGAVPALFAAVPWEGGLLVDGGIIDKAPLVAAVERLGAASLVVHLLPSGSLERPVAATLAKSFAPLRLQSRAVDGARLQFYEDQKAELARRGVPVIEVVGRDLPRCGPTRMHQGPAAFEAARRNLLSQLGGRV; encoded by the coding sequence ATGAGCCAGCAAGCCCCACCCCCGGACCCCAGCGCCCTGCCCCGCCCCGTGGCGGCGGTGATGTCGTCAGGCTTTTTCGGGTTCTTCGCCCACGCCGGTTTTTTACAAGGCCTGGCCGACGCCGGGCTGGAGCCGGATTGCTATGCGGGCTCATCCTCCGGGGCCTTGGTGTCCGCCTTTGCCGCCGGGGGTATGGACCCGGCCACCATGCTCTCCCTGTTCCGGCAGCTGAGGAAAAGCGACTTCTGGGACCCTCCATCCAAGGCCGACACCCTGCGCTGGCTGCTGCGCGGCCTGCGCGGCCGCTCGGGCTATGTGCGCGGCGAGGCCTTCGAGCGCCTGCTGCGCGACTACCTGCCCGCCCAGCGCTTCGAGGACTGCGCACGGCCCTGCCTCATGTCCGCCCTGGACCTGGCCAGCTCGCGGCGGGTGGTGCTGGACTCCGGCGACCTGCCCACCGCCGTGCGGGCCAGCGGCGCGGTGCCGGCTCTGTTCGCGGCGGTGCCTTGGGAGGGCGGCCTGCTGGTGGACGGCGGCATCATCGACAAGGCCCCCCTGGTGGCCGCGGTGGAGCGCCTGGGCGCGGCCAGCCTGGTGGTGCACCTGTTACCCTCGGGCAGCCTGGAGCGCCCCGTGGCCGCCACCCTGGCCAAGAGCTTCGCGCCGCTGCGCTTGCAGTCCCGGGCCGTGGACGGGGCCCGCTTGCAGTTCTACGAAGACCAGAAGGCCGAGCTGGCCCGCCGGGGCGTGCCGGTCATCGAGGTGGTGGGGCGCGATTTGCCTCGGTGCGGGCCCACGCGGATGCACCAGGGCCCGGCCGCTTTCGAGGCGGCACGCCGGAACCTCCTGTCCCAACTGGGAGGCAGGGTTTAG